In Streptosporangium album, the following are encoded in one genomic region:
- a CDS encoding PucR family transcriptional regulator gives MLRLDRLVNILGGYGARLCCAPASRDVELRSVVVHDPTDTRPATGDVFLAVGVDSAAGAVRLARAARAAAVLVRGSPPLDDSALVDARDGGIAVLLVEPEVSWSQLSGVVYGLVLEGRETEAGRGPTDMFAFADTLAAELGYAVTIEDQMSRVLAYSGSQQTADPARLETILGRRVPDTMRRLFERKGVFAHLAASDEPLFVEPSPAHGLRGRMVVAVRAGRELLGSIWVECERPLPGERRMALSDGARAVTLHLLRSRVSADLERQVESDLVIQLLEGTADAPAVISRLGLPRERFRVIALQAHIAAERHAAILLAFERATTGFGWSRPGRSALFGNTLYTVLPCGDDAASARDWLAAIVNVLPRRVTVFAGVGGVAGPTQLPASRQEADESLALRATRPGGVLPVVYDESWDEILLQRLRAAASAGRVPAQGPVAELTRHDADHGTRYVATLRAWLEAQGDLAVAAGRLAVHPNTVRYRLRKMSEITDLQLDLPEKRLAMIIALAAGQGRQP, from the coding sequence ATGCTGAGACTGGACCGGCTGGTGAACATCCTCGGCGGCTACGGGGCCCGGCTGTGCTGCGCTCCGGCGTCCCGGGACGTGGAGCTGCGCAGCGTGGTGGTGCACGATCCGACCGACACCCGCCCGGCGACCGGTGACGTGTTCCTGGCGGTCGGCGTGGATTCGGCGGCCGGCGCCGTACGGCTGGCGCGGGCGGCGCGTGCCGCCGCGGTGCTGGTGCGCGGGAGCCCGCCACTCGACGACAGCGCCCTGGTGGACGCCCGTGACGGCGGGATCGCCGTGCTGCTCGTGGAACCGGAGGTGTCCTGGAGCCAGCTCTCCGGCGTGGTGTACGGCCTGGTTCTCGAAGGCCGCGAGACCGAGGCCGGGCGCGGGCCGACCGATATGTTCGCCTTCGCCGACACCCTCGCGGCCGAACTCGGCTACGCGGTGACGATCGAGGATCAGATGTCACGCGTCCTGGCCTACTCCGGTTCGCAGCAGACCGCCGACCCGGCACGGCTGGAAACGATCCTGGGCAGGCGGGTGCCGGACACCATGCGCCGGCTGTTCGAACGGAAGGGCGTCTTCGCGCACCTGGCGGCCTCCGACGAGCCGCTGTTCGTCGAGCCCTCGCCTGCGCACGGCCTCCGGGGCCGCATGGTGGTCGCCGTGCGCGCCGGACGCGAGCTGCTGGGATCCATCTGGGTCGAGTGCGAGCGCCCGCTTCCCGGCGAGCGCCGGATGGCCCTGAGTGACGGGGCGCGGGCGGTCACGCTGCATCTGCTGCGGTCCCGGGTCAGCGCGGACCTGGAGCGTCAGGTGGAATCCGATCTCGTCATCCAGCTGCTGGAGGGCACCGCCGACGCACCCGCGGTGATCAGCAGGCTCGGCCTGCCCCGGGAACGGTTCCGAGTGATCGCGCTCCAGGCGCACATCGCGGCGGAGAGGCACGCCGCGATCCTGCTGGCCTTCGAACGCGCGACCACGGGCTTCGGCTGGTCACGGCCGGGACGCAGCGCGCTGTTCGGCAACACCCTGTACACCGTGCTGCCCTGCGGCGACGACGCCGCCTCCGCCCGCGACTGGCTCGCCGCGATCGTCAACGTCCTGCCGCGGCGGGTCACCGTGTTCGCCGGCGTCGGCGGGGTGGCGGGGCCCACCCAGCTGCCCGCGAGCAGGCAGGAGGCCGACGAGAGTCTCGCCCTGCGGGCGACCCGGCCCGGTGGCGTCCTGCCGGTCGTCTACGACGAGTCGTGGGACGAGATCCTGCTGCAGCGTCTCCGGGCGGCCGCCTCCGCCGGGCGTGTCCCCGCCCAGGGTCCGGTCGCCGAGCTGACCCGGCACGACGCGGATCACGGCACCCGGTACGTCGCGACGTTGCGCGCCTGGCTGGAGGCGCAGGGCGATCTGGCCGTCGCCGCCGGCCGCCTCGCCGTCCATCCGAACACCGTCCGCTACCGGCTCCGGAAAATGTCCGAGATCACGGATCTGCAGCTCGACCTGCCGGAGAAACGGCTCGCGATGATCATCGCATTGGCTGCCGGCCAGGGCAGGCAGCCCTGA
- a CDS encoding NAD(P)/FAD-dependent oxidoreductase: MGIDGGPRTAVVIGAGVVGLSTAWFLQERGVDVTVVDRDGVAAGASWGNAGWLSPGLAIPLNEPGILRYGLRSLLDPSAPLHVPATPDVGLWSFLTRFAANCTWKSWGRAVQANLPFNEECLEAFDVLTSSGVEAPTVEAPIMAAFENPRQAVGLLHELQRINRSGLEIRYTAFDGDDVGKQAPQLSSRARAGIRLDGQRYVDPGQFTQSLARSVVTRGATILSGFRVIDVHSDSGKLAVRSSEGDSVRADAVVLATGAWLNQLGGSWGVRVPVRAGRGYSFTVPTDEPVPGPIYLPAVRVACTPYQGKLRVAGTMEFRGPDAPLHQRRVDAIIASARSLLTGVSWDERTDTWVGPRPVTPDGRPLVGATDAPGRFVAGGHGMWGFTHGPVTGRMLAEQITTGKQPAALRDLTPTR; this comes from the coding sequence ATGGGTATCGATGGTGGGCCGCGCACGGCAGTGGTGATCGGCGCCGGCGTGGTGGGATTGTCCACCGCGTGGTTCCTGCAGGAACGTGGCGTCGACGTCACCGTGGTCGACCGTGACGGGGTGGCCGCGGGTGCGTCGTGGGGCAATGCGGGCTGGCTCTCACCGGGGCTGGCCATCCCACTGAACGAACCCGGCATCCTGCGTTACGGCCTGCGCTCCCTGCTCGACCCGAGCGCCCCGCTGCACGTGCCGGCCACCCCCGACGTGGGACTGTGGTCCTTCCTCACCCGTTTCGCCGCGAACTGCACCTGGAAGTCCTGGGGCCGGGCCGTACAGGCCAACCTCCCGTTCAACGAGGAGTGCCTGGAGGCGTTCGACGTGCTCACCTCGAGCGGCGTCGAGGCCCCCACGGTCGAGGCCCCGATCATGGCCGCGTTCGAGAACCCGCGGCAGGCCGTGGGACTTCTACACGAACTCCAGCGCATCAACCGGTCCGGGCTGGAGATCCGATACACCGCGTTCGACGGCGACGACGTCGGCAAGCAGGCGCCGCAGCTCTCCTCCCGCGCGAGGGCCGGGATCCGGCTGGACGGGCAGCGCTACGTCGACCCCGGGCAGTTCACGCAGTCGCTGGCCCGCTCCGTCGTCACCCGCGGCGCCACGATCCTGTCCGGCTTCCGGGTGATCGACGTCCACTCCGACTCCGGCAAGCTCGCTGTCCGGTCGAGCGAGGGGGACTCCGTCAGGGCCGACGCCGTCGTCCTGGCCACCGGCGCCTGGCTGAACCAGCTCGGCGGGTCATGGGGCGTCCGCGTGCCGGTGCGGGCCGGACGCGGTTACTCCTTCACCGTGCCGACCGACGAACCCGTGCCCGGGCCGATCTACCTGCCCGCCGTGCGCGTGGCCTGCACGCCGTACCAGGGCAAGCTGCGCGTCGCGGGGACGATGGAGTTCCGCGGCCCTGACGCCCCCCTGCACCAGAGGCGCGTCGACGCGATCATCGCGTCCGCCAGGTCGCTGCTCACCGGCGTCTCCTGGGACGAGCGCACCGACACCTGGGTCGGCCCCCGCCCCGTCACCCCCGACGGCCGCCCCCTCGTCGGAGCCACCGACGCCCCCGGAAGGTTCGTCGCCGGCGGGCACGGCATGTGGGGATTCACCCACGGGCCGGTCACCGGACGCATGCTCGCCGAGCAGATCACCACCGGGAAGCAGCCCGCGGCCCTGCGGGACCTCACCCCCACCCGCTGA
- a CDS encoding neutral zinc metallopeptidase, with product MRSLPPAADPGQPLRRLAASTRRVLLLTVCLAVLPYGVAQAAPSKSPLSKTGRLAAISCPEPPLIDGGMPRTREYLTAAVECLNRSWSAHFAHAGLRFRKPTVRFYEEPEQRVCGVRWPANAAAFYCTERATLVFPLTGNWIEGRTDLYPLKVVAHEYGHHLQSLTGIRDGYEARFHSDHTHQAELGRRYELQADCLSGVFLGSVRRSLPRTGPDWEALSGALRASGDDADYRTHGTGANRVRWFERGYRAASPAACDTWTATPSRVS from the coding sequence ATGCGCTCCCTTCCGCCCGCCGCCGATCCCGGGCAACCTCTCCGACGCCTGGCCGCCTCCACACGACGGGTCCTCCTGCTGACCGTGTGCCTCGCCGTCCTGCCGTACGGGGTCGCACAGGCCGCTCCGTCCAAGAGCCCGTTGTCGAAGACCGGCAGGCTGGCGGCCATCTCGTGCCCGGAGCCACCGCTCATCGACGGAGGCATGCCGCGGACGCGCGAGTACCTGACGGCGGCCGTGGAATGCCTGAACAGATCATGGTCCGCCCACTTCGCCCACGCGGGACTGAGGTTCCGCAAGCCCACGGTCCGCTTCTACGAAGAACCCGAGCAGCGCGTATGCGGAGTACGTTGGCCCGCCAACGCGGCGGCCTTCTACTGCACGGAACGGGCCACGCTGGTGTTCCCGCTCACCGGTAACTGGATCGAGGGCCGGACCGACCTGTACCCCCTCAAGGTGGTGGCCCACGAGTACGGTCACCACCTGCAGAGCCTCACCGGCATCAGAGACGGCTACGAGGCCCGTTTCCACTCCGACCACACCCACCAGGCTGAGCTCGGCCGCCGCTACGAACTTCAGGCGGACTGCCTGTCGGGCGTGTTCCTGGGCAGCGTACGACGCTCTCTGCCACGGACCGGGCCGGACTGGGAGGCGCTGTCCGGCGCGCTCCGCGCCAGCGGCGACGACGCCGACTACCGCACCCACGGCACCGGCGCCAACCGGGTCCGCTGGTTCGAGCGTGGCTACCGCGCGGCCTCTCCCGCCGCCTGCGACACCTGGACCGCCACGCCGTCCCGAGTGTCCTGA
- a CDS encoding class II glutamine amidotransferase, with translation MCRLFGLSSAPRRTRAIFWLLDAPDSLSKQSLRYPDGTGLGFFDADGTPKVHKAPIAAYEDRCFAEEAKQVESTTFLAHVRFASTGGLDDRNTHPFLQDGRLFAHNGVIEGLDELDAELGEYRGLVKGETDSERFFALITRETRAHGGDVAAGIEGAARWIARNLPVYALNLVLTTSEELWALRYPDTHELHVLQRAPGGRHGIRHLDQSGTDGCMRIRSRDLADVPSSVVASERMDDHPGWRPMEPGELLHIGPGLSPTRRVVLPDEPAHRLSLAGLRPEAAASQQAV, from the coding sequence ATGTGCCGTCTGTTTGGCTTGAGCAGCGCCCCTCGGCGTACGCGTGCCATCTTCTGGCTCCTGGACGCGCCGGACAGTCTGAGCAAGCAGAGCCTCCGTTATCCCGATGGGACCGGTCTGGGTTTCTTCGACGCCGACGGCACCCCGAAGGTGCACAAGGCCCCCATCGCCGCCTACGAGGACCGGTGCTTCGCCGAGGAGGCGAAGCAGGTGGAATCCACCACCTTCCTGGCTCACGTCCGGTTCGCCTCCACCGGTGGCCTGGACGACCGCAACACGCATCCCTTCCTGCAGGACGGGCGGCTCTTCGCCCACAACGGGGTGATCGAGGGCTTGGACGAACTCGACGCGGAGCTGGGGGAGTATCGAGGGCTGGTCAAGGGAGAAACCGACTCCGAGCGCTTCTTCGCGCTGATCACCCGTGAGACCAGGGCGCACGGTGGCGACGTCGCCGCCGGCATCGAGGGCGCCGCCCGCTGGATCGCCCGGAACCTGCCCGTCTACGCCCTCAACCTGGTCCTCACCACCTCGGAGGAACTGTGGGCGCTGCGTTACCCCGACACCCACGAACTGCATGTGCTCCAGCGTGCCCCCGGCGGGCGCCACGGCATCCGGCACCTCGACCAGAGCGGCACCGACGGCTGCATGCGTATCCGCTCCCGCGACCTGGCCGATGTCCCCTCGTCCGTGGTCGCCAGCGAACGTATGGACGACCATCCCGGCTGGCGCCCGATGGAGCCCGGCGAGCTGCTCCACATCGGACCGGGCCTCAGCCCCACCCGCCGGGTCGTGCTGCCAGACGAGCCGGCGCACCGGCTGAGCCTCGCCGGCCTGCGCCCCGAGGCCGCCGCCTCGCAGCAGGCCGTCTGA
- a CDS encoding AbrB/MazE/SpoVT family DNA-binding domain-containing protein produces the protein MEHGKRTRARRTGPARISSKNQVTLPAAVLRKLGLHAGDPVDIAEEGGQIIIRRHRSRLDGVIGTIPGFTEAVDVEASRESWR, from the coding sequence ATGGAGCACGGCAAGAGAACACGTGCCAGGCGTACGGGGCCGGCGCGCATCTCCAGCAAGAACCAGGTGACCCTGCCGGCGGCGGTGCTGCGCAAGCTCGGTCTTCACGCGGGAGACCCGGTCGACATCGCCGAAGAAGGCGGCCAGATCATCATCCGGCGACACCGCAGCCGTCTCGACGGTGTGATCGGCACCATCCCGGGCTTCACCGAGGCCGTGGACGTCGAGGCGAGTCGCGAGAGCTGGAGATGA
- a CDS encoding type II toxin-antitoxin system VapC family toxin yields the protein MPTVMLDTNVIAGLLNPDDALHDHACNAVRRWEDKAASFTISVITWSELRVGAVRRGVAAEKMLGAFRAAVIDRIVEVDETTTESAALLRAADLTIRVPDALIIATAREVGADALLTADRKFPGIAPELVELLRPS from the coding sequence GTGCCGACCGTGATGCTCGACACCAACGTCATCGCCGGCCTGCTCAATCCCGACGACGCGCTGCACGACCATGCCTGTAACGCCGTTCGCCGCTGGGAGGACAAGGCGGCCTCGTTCACCATCTCCGTGATCACCTGGAGCGAACTGCGGGTGGGTGCGGTCCGCAGGGGTGTCGCGGCCGAGAAGATGCTCGGGGCGTTCCGTGCCGCCGTCATCGATCGGATCGTCGAGGTGGACGAGACGACGACTGAGAGCGCGGCCCTGCTCAGAGCCGCGGACCTGACGATTCGAGTACCGGACGCCCTCATCATCGCGACCGCCCGTGAGGTAGGGGCCGACGCGCTGCTCACCGCGGACCGGAAATTCCCGGGCATCGCCCCGGAACTCGTCGAACTGCTACGGCCGAGTTGA
- a CDS encoding acyl-CoA dehydrogenase family protein — MSAERSEVDPFVQEAPRLANRWTADRVLRQAVRRLLPPDVFQKAAEDLELAAERCVTEMAPLAARAEATPPRHVPYDAWGNRVDRIEVDPAWTELVAILQGLGAVAIPHERTYGDHSRVVQAVLFQMAQAVSATALCPLGMSDGAVTCLREHDADLAAAYVPLLTRRVNGWTSGQWMTEKAGGSDLSRSGTVATPLGDGTWALRGTKWFTSATTADIAVALARPEGAGPGSRGLSLFALELRRPDGGWNGLRVRRLKDKYGTRGLPTAELDLDGTVATPVGGIGGGIAKISTVLHVARMEAAQAGPGATGHLLQLARDYARRRLVRGAPLADSPVHVGWLAEIAAEYEAMVQMALRTAQLVGLRESGSGDERLARVVVPLAKLSTARQAVRTCSELLESFGGAGYLEDTGIPRVLRDVQVQSIWEGTTNVLALDVMRALADPEVAAAFRDDVEAQLAAHPHPRVEAAARIIRAAAWDVTSREPDPAAGREVAWGMARTYQAALLAAQAGWALTALGDGRSAVALETFIAHPLVPPAPHAEARSIGLE; from the coding sequence ATGTCGGCTGAGCGGTCCGAGGTGGACCCGTTCGTCCAGGAAGCGCCGCGGCTCGCCAACCGCTGGACCGCGGACCGGGTGCTGCGCCAGGCGGTGCGGCGGCTCCTTCCCCCGGACGTCTTCCAGAAGGCGGCCGAGGACCTGGAGCTCGCCGCGGAGCGCTGCGTGACCGAGATGGCGCCCCTGGCGGCCAGGGCCGAGGCCACCCCTCCCCGGCACGTGCCGTACGACGCGTGGGGCAACCGGGTCGACCGGATCGAGGTCGACCCCGCGTGGACGGAGCTGGTGGCGATCCTGCAGGGGCTCGGCGCGGTGGCCATCCCCCACGAGAGGACGTACGGCGACCACAGCCGTGTCGTGCAGGCCGTCCTGTTCCAGATGGCGCAGGCCGTGAGCGCCACGGCGCTCTGCCCGCTCGGCATGAGCGACGGCGCGGTCACCTGCCTGCGGGAGCACGACGCGGACCTCGCCGCCGCGTATGTCCCCCTGCTGACCAGACGGGTGAACGGCTGGACCTCCGGCCAGTGGATGACGGAGAAGGCGGGCGGTTCGGACCTGTCGCGCTCGGGGACCGTCGCCACGCCCCTGGGCGACGGCACCTGGGCGCTCCGTGGCACGAAGTGGTTCACCTCCGCGACCACCGCCGACATCGCCGTCGCCCTGGCGCGGCCCGAGGGCGCCGGGCCGGGCAGCCGCGGCCTGTCGCTGTTCGCTCTGGAACTGCGCCGACCGGACGGCGGCTGGAACGGCCTGCGGGTGCGCCGGCTGAAGGACAAGTACGGCACCCGCGGCCTGCCCACCGCGGAACTCGACCTGGACGGCACGGTGGCGACCCCGGTCGGCGGGATCGGCGGCGGCATAGCCAAGATCTCGACCGTGCTCCACGTCGCCCGCATGGAGGCGGCCCAGGCGGGACCCGGCGCGACGGGCCATCTCCTGCAGCTCGCCCGCGACTACGCCCGCAGGCGCCTGGTGCGGGGCGCCCCGCTGGCGGACTCGCCCGTCCACGTCGGCTGGCTCGCCGAGATCGCGGCCGAGTACGAGGCCATGGTGCAGATGGCGCTGCGCACCGCCCAGCTCGTCGGCCTGCGGGAGTCGGGCTCCGGCGACGAGCGGCTGGCCCGTGTCGTCGTGCCGCTCGCCAAGCTGTCGACCGCCCGCCAGGCCGTGCGGACGTGCTCGGAGCTGCTGGAGTCGTTCGGCGGCGCGGGCTACCTGGAGGACACCGGCATCCCTCGGGTCCTGCGCGACGTGCAGGTCCAGTCCATCTGGGAGGGCACGACGAACGTCCTCGCCCTCGACGTCATGCGGGCGCTGGCCGACCCCGAGGTCGCCGCCGCGTTCCGGGACGACGTCGAGGCGCAGCTCGCCGCCCACCCGCATCCCCGCGTCGAGGCCGCCGCGCGGATCATCCGCGCCGCCGCGTGGGACGTCACATCGCGTGAGCCCGACCCCGCGGCCGGCCGCGAGGTGGCGTGGGGCATGGCCCGCACGTATCAGGCGGCGCTGCTGGCCGCGCAGGCCGGCTGGGCGCTCACCGCGCTCGGCGACGGGCGCAGTGCCGTCGCGCTGGAGACGTTCATCGCGCATCCGCTGGTCCCCCCCGCGCCGCACGCAGAGGCGAGGTCAATCGGATTGGAGTGA
- a CDS encoding TetR/AcrR family transcriptional regulator, protein MVYRRTEKTERRLAEVRERVVSAALAVAAEHGFEATSMSAVAERADLSAGGIYRHFPSKGALLTEVFKRASGHELDVLASVAAVEGGPGQRLARVIEIFARRALDGRRLAYALIAEPVDPAVDAARLEYRRRYRDLFAGLVREGVAAGEFPAQDAELTGAALVGAVAECLVGPLAPDRARGDDGPLIAAVTTLALNLTGVSAHVG, encoded by the coding sequence ATGGTCTACCGGCGTACCGAGAAGACCGAGCGGCGGCTCGCCGAGGTGCGGGAGCGGGTCGTCTCGGCGGCTCTGGCCGTGGCCGCGGAGCACGGCTTCGAGGCCACGAGCATGTCGGCCGTCGCCGAACGGGCCGACCTGTCGGCCGGCGGCATCTACCGGCACTTCCCCTCGAAGGGGGCGCTGCTGACCGAGGTCTTCAAACGCGCCTCCGGCCACGAGCTCGACGTGCTGGCCTCCGTGGCCGCCGTGGAGGGCGGTCCGGGACAACGCCTGGCGCGCGTGATCGAGATCTTCGCCCGTCGCGCACTGGACGGGCGCCGCCTCGCGTACGCGCTGATCGCCGAGCCGGTGGACCCCGCCGTCGACGCGGCCAGGCTGGAATACCGGCGGCGCTACCGCGACCTGTTCGCGGGCCTGGTCCGCGAGGGCGTGGCCGCCGGGGAGTTCCCCGCCCAGGACGCCGAACTGACGGGCGCGGCCCTGGTCGGGGCCGTGGCCGAATGCCTGGTGGGCCCCCTTGCGCCGGACCGCGCCCGGGGAGACGACGGACCACTGATCGCTGCCGTGACAACGCTGGCGCTGAACCTGACAGGAGTGAGTGCCCATGTCGGCTGA